The window CGGCTCCCCCGCCCTGGGCTTTCCAAGGTCACCGGGATGTGTGCGCCGGAACACCAGGCCGCGGCTCCGGGGGACCGGGGCCCGCGCGGGGCAGTCCCCTGCCGTAGATACGCGCCGAGGCGCGCAACCGCCGCGCGAGGGCGCACGGGGCTGCCGCCCCTGCGGACCCCGGCCTGGGCGCGCCCTGGGAGGCCgggtgggaggggctgccccTGGCTCCCCCCTCGCCCCTCCCCGCGGGCCCCGCCGCTTCCGCTCGTCCTGGGGCCGCCCGGGGAGCCAGGACGTGCCGCCTGGGCTCTACGTAGCCGGTAAGTCCCTCTTCCTATCCTCCCACTATCCCGGCTGGCTTCTCCTCCCTGTCCCAGGGCCCGGTCCGGCTAGGGGCTGGCCAGGCAGCAGTCCCCAGGGTGGGAGGAAGCTCATCCCCACTTCctcctggggaaactgaggcctaagaGGCGTGGCTTGCCCTGGGATCACACCTGCAGTCAGGAGTGCAGCCAGAACGAGGTGTGTCTTGCTCCTCCGGGACGGGTCTCTGGGGAGTAGAAAGATGTGCTTCTAGCCCCTCAGTTCCCACCACTTAGACTCCCTCCCCTCAAGCTGGTGctgagtgtgtgtggtgggagggggGGGGTCCGAAGGCCAAGCCCTCTGCCCCTATCTCAGCTCTCCAACCAACTTCTTCCCAGGCTGGCCAGGGTTCTGGGttcagagaggggcagagacagcTGCTACAGAGCTCTGGGCAGAGAAGGGGACCTGCCCAGGGGTCCCCAAGGTTCTCAGCACCTGGAGCCACcggggcccccagcccctgatGCCCCAGGTGGGAATGTCAGAGCCagggcctgagaaccagggaaaCTGGGGCTCAAGAGGGCCCAGAGGGTCCACTGGTACAAGACCAGTGCCCAGGACCTCGGGGCTGGACTCCTCCAGCTTGTCCTTCGCATCCTTTGGGCTCTGCTGACCACCAGGCAGCCTGGCCGTGGCCTGAGAAAGGACTCACCAGGTGGCcacttccctccccctttctccagCAATGCCATGGTGATGAGGAGGGTGTGGATGGCGAGTGACTTCATCCTTCCcctgacagatggggaaactgaggcctggggagggaaaTTCTGCCCCACCCCAATCCACTCACCTGCGGATGCCTCCCTCTTTCCTGCATCATTCTCATCAGTGGCCCCTTTACCTCTGCAGGCCGCCCTCAGTGGGGCCCACACCCTCTGCACATGAGGTCAGGAGTCGGCGACTGGACTGGGGCCAGGTCACCCCCCCCTTGTTATCCCTCAATCCAGGGGCTCCCTGCTGCCTCGGGTCTGGAAGCCGAGGTGGTCCTGGAGgcccaggggcaggcagggggcttCTGCCAGGGACTCGGGCCCTGACTCAGCCCCCAGCAGCAGCACCTCTGCAAAGTCCCTCCTAGAGCCCTGGTCCCCATggcacagatggggaaactgaggcccgggaaAGTGGAGTGGCTGGCCCTCGGTCACACAGGAAGGTAGAAACAACAATGGTGGGGTGAGTGGTTATGGGGCCCCAACCCTGGAGACAGCCATGCACTCTCCTGGAATGTTTCCTTCCTTAATCAGACACAGAtttagcacctactgtgtacaTTCTAAGACAACACACAGTCAATAATAATACAACCAGATAATTCTTCGAgctctccctctccactgccaggctctgtgccaccTGTCTTTCTTCCCTGATCCGATGGGCCCCTGAAATTTTCCTGTAACGGGGGCTCTGTTATTACCCCACTTTTCAGAGACaagaacagaggcccagagaggttaaattactgccccaaatcacacagccaaTTGGGACAGAGCTGGGGTTCAGACCCTGGCCTGCTGGCACCCCCACTGCAgcgccctccctgctcccccacaCTCCGCCCCCTCCAGAACCTCCTTCTGCTGTGGACCCTCCTGAACTGTGGTTTAGGGGGCAGTGCTCAGGTAAGGGGGGACATGAGTCCAGGGAGCCAGCGGACTTAGGGAGCTGGCCAGTGGTCTGGGGGCCAGCGGGCTCCTCTCCATGCTGATGGTGCCTTTCTCTCCCCAAGTAGGGTCCAGGTGAGTGGACCCCGTGGGGTTCCTGGAGCCGCTGTTCCAGCTCTTGTGGGCGGGGTCTCTCGGTGCGCAGCAGGCGCTGCTTCTGGTGAGGAGAAAGCTGGGGTttggctgggtggggtggggtaagAGGGGGGTGtctgccccccctccctgccagcccGCCCCACTCCTGGCCGCACCCTCAGCCTGCCCACACATGCTGTGCCTTTTAATCCCACTGATCCAACTGGAATGTGGGTGGGGCTGACCAGgccaaaggtggggggggggcaggccagCTCCAGAAAGAAGGTTACTGGGGGTCCTAACCACGCTCTGGCCATCTTGCTCCTTGTAGGTTTCCTGGGGGAGAGCCGTGCTGGGGAGACTCCCACGAGTACCGCCTCTGCCATTTGCCGGTAAGTTCTGTCTACCTCCAGACCCTTGGCTGGGCCTTGAAGACCTTCTGTTTCCCGGCTCACACCCCCAGATACCGTTGCCACCCTCCCAGGTTCTCTGGGCTCCCCTGGGGCTCTCCCAGCCTCGGACCTATCTTTGTCCTCAGGACTGTCCCCTAGGGGCCATTCCCTTCCGAGATCTCCAGTGTGCCCTCTACAATGGCCACCCTGTCCTGGGCACCCAGAAGACTTACCAGTGGGTGCCTTTCTATGGTGGTGAGTAGCCTTCCCTGCTGTTGGTCcagaagaggcagggagaaggggtTGCTAAGAAAGCAAGAAGACTGGAGGACTGCAAGGAGAAGAGAACATTAGCACTGGGGCTTTGAAGGATATATAGGAGTTGAAGTGacggtgtgggggagggagagcaatGTGACCTGTGaaacaggagcagagggaggggcagggtctGTCCCGCTCAGGGTTGAACACCAGGCTGAGGATTTACTTGGAGCTGTATCCAGAGGCCAAGACTTCTCAAACTTATCCCGGTAGCAGGAAATGTTGCCGCATTTAGCTGAAGGCAGCAAGTTACATAACTGTGTGCCCAGGGCAGCGCGCCTCCAGATTTAAAGGAAACAGGCAGCTTTAGACCCTAGAGTGGAAGCAGATACAGATAGGGAGAGCATTCCATCTGTCGACCTCATTgggtttttttgagggggaggttGGGGTTTTTTCCGCTAAGAATTAGAGGAAATTTGCCGTGATCCCACCCCCGCAGAGGCCCACCAAGGCCAGTGTGCCAGGCTCAGGGGGGTGGGAGCCAGGAGGAGCAGGGATCAGGGCTATGTGGGCTTGTGCCTGCGATCGGACTTCCCATTCTGCCCCACtgccaggcagagggggaaactgagtcctggGGAGGGCCAGTGACACACCCAGGCTGTGCAGAATTCCGTCAGCACTGAACGCTTTTTATTGGGCACATGCTGGGTGCACGGCCCAAGTGCTGTGTGACCTCTGCCACGGCTGTACCCCAGAGCCTGGAACAGTGTTGGGACAGTAGTGGGTGCTCTGTCAGTGTTTGCggaactaaagaatgaatgaagaatgggTAAGGATGTTAGCAATGGATAACGTGTAGGGACTCCCTAATGTGAGAGCTTaacctgaatgaatgaaagcatgcGCGCACGCGCGTACGCAGGCCCAGGATACTTGCCTGGACAGTCCCCGGGAGCGGGGGGCAGAATGCTTAGGTTCCAGCCGTGGCTCTGCCTCAACCTCCATGTGTGGCTTTGGCCGAGTCTCCGGGCCTCATCTGCCTgagggggaggaggctggaaCTCCGACAGAGGTACCCCACTGGCCCCACAATTCCTCCCGCCCCCAGCGCCCAACCAGTGCGACCTCAACTGTCTGGCCGAGGGCCACGCCTTCTACCACAGCTTCGGCCGCGTCCTGGATGGCACCCCCTGCAGCCCGGGGACCCAGGGGCTCTGCGTGGCTGGCCGCTGCCTCGTAAGTCCTCGCGGGACCCCGCAAAGCCCCGTCCGTCTCACACCCGGCGCCGGGACCTCAGACCCCAACCCTTTCCGTCCCCGGTCCCACCCTCTTCCCTAAGCCCCGCCCCCACATGTACCATCCCCTCCCCACGTCCCGCCCACCACTAGGTTCCACCGCAGCCTCTTCCCTCCAGAGCCCGCCCCTTTACCCGTGGGTCCCGCCCCCCAGGACGGTCCGGGGCAGGGGGCTGTCGGTGAAGCCGCGCCGGTCCTCCCCGCCCCTGCAGAGCGCCGGCTGTGACGGTTTGCTGGGCTCGGACGCCCGCGAAGACCACTGCGGCCGCTGCGGCGGCACCAACGAGTCGTGCCTTTTGGTGCAGCGCGTGTTCCGAGACTCCGGTGACTGCCCTCTCCGTCCTCCCTGCTAACCCAGAGCGGGCCCTTTAACGAGCCTCGGGCCCGGAAGCGAAGTCGCGAGCTGATTGGGCAGTCTGTGGCCCAGCCCCCCTCTCGCTCTTCATTCTGATTGGTTATCGCCAGGTGGCCCAGCCCTCCTAGGAACAGATGGGTTTCTAACTCTTTCCCTGCTGCACTTAATCGAGAATAATCCTCCTAACTCCAAAGTTAACCGATCGTTTGGGGGTTACCAGGACCCCTGGTATCTCTTACcgcagtatctcatttaatcctcaaatcgTCCCTCAAATACCCTCCCACCTGCGCCCCAACACCCTCCTTTCCTCCCGTCCAGGTGCCTTCGCTGGGTACTGGAACGTGACCCTGATCCCCGAGGGCGCCAGACACATCCGTGTAGCCCACCGGAGCCGCAACCACCTGGGTATCGCGGGGTCCGAGGGGGGAGGCACCCTGCTGGCCGCCTGGGAGCAGCCGGGGAGCCTGAGGCCGGGGGAGGAGGACGCCGGGGTCGGGAGGCTGGACGGGCCGGTCCCGGAGCCCGGGCTCACCTTTCCCTTGCAGCGCTGATAGGGGGCGACGGGCGCTACGTGCTCAACGGGAACTGGGCGGTCAGCCCACCCGGGACCTACGAGGCGGCGGGAACCCGTGTGGTCTACACCCGCGCTGCAGGGCCAGAGGAGACGCTGAGCGCGGCTGGGCCCACGTCCCAAGACCTGCTCCTGCAGGTGCGGGCCAACCTCTGCAGGGGGCAGCTGGGCGGTGAGGCGGGGGGGGCAGACGTCGGGATGGTTGGGTTACAGGAGGGGGCGGGAGGCAGGGGTCGGAGAGGGGAAGCCGGGCCATCAGGTCCGAGCGCGGCTCCCGAGGTGTGACACCCCTCCAGGTCCTCCTGCAGGAGCCCAACCCCGGCATCGCGTTCGAGTTCTGGCTCCCGCGGGAGCGCTACGGGCCCTTCCAGGCACAGGCGCAGGCCCTGGGCTGGTCCCTGCGGCAGCAGCAGCCTCGGGAGGTGGAACCGCAGGCCCCCGAGCTCCCTGCAGCCCCGGCTCCCAGTGCCCCGCGCACCCCGAGCCCGGCCCCAGGTGAGGCGGGCATGGCCAGGGTGgagcaagcagggaggggaggcctgTGCCCCTTACTGTGCCCCCCCCACAGACCCCTGCGGACGCTGCCCTGACACCCGAGGTCGCGCCCACCGGCTGCTGTACTATTGTCGAAGCGACTTCGGTGAGAGACTCCGAACCCCAGCCCTTACCTGGCTCCTAACTGACCCGAGCCTGACCCCTGACCTGCTGACCCTCCCCTGCGGTCTGACTTTACCTCTGACTCTTTGACCTGACGCCCACTGGACTCCTTCTGACCCTTTGCCCTAATCTGACCTTTGACCTCTCATTGATCCCTGACCTCACCtgacccccgcccctcccccatccccagtcCCCAGGGACCTCCAGTGGGGCCCCCCCCCCATCTGACCCCAGTTCCTTTTTCTGGCAATGGGGTGCGTGTGGATGGGTCCCAGGGTAGAGCGTCCAGCCAGCCTCCACGCGGTCCTGCTTGCAGTGTTCAGGGCCCGAGTGCTGAGCCGCCTGCACCAGGCCCAGGAGACGCGCTATGAGGTTCAAGTGCAGCTCATCTACAAGAACCGCTCGCCACTGCGGGCCCTCGAGTACGTGTGGGCACTGGGTCGCTGCCCCTGCCCCCGGCTGGACCTCCACCGTGAGTATCTGCTGGCCGTCCAGCGCCTTATCAGCCCGGACGGCACTCAAGACCGACTACTGCTGCCCCACACGGGCTATGCCCGGGCCTGGAGCCCCGCTGAGGACAGCCGTGTGCGCCTGGCCGCCCGCCACTGCCCCGTCTGAGCCCTTCGACGAGGCCCTTGCCCCGTGCAGCAAGAAAGACATGCCGGACCAGGCTCAAACTCAGCATATTTCCCCTCTTGCCCTGGCTTCCAGTGAGCTTAGAAATATCTCCCATCCACAGCTATGTGACTTCCCATCACACGTGCTTAGACGGCCCTGCACACGGTCAGATCCACTGCCATGAGCAGGAGCCAGTGGTGAGGATGCACTGAATAGACCCGAActcatttcctctctcactctggCTGCCAGGAAACTCGTAGATATTTTACACTTTGAAACTTTGTGTCTGCTTTTATCCCCTTTGCCTCACACTCACTTTCTTAGAGACGCTGTCACAAACAAGCAAGGCCCAAAGGAAGACATTGTAATGTATCCGTTTCCCCTCTTGCCCTTGCTACCAGGAAGCTCATTGCTGTTTAACGACCTGACaccatgtgctctctcttctcaCGGACACACATAGGCTGCATGTATTCAAAGACGCTCTAACAAACAGGCACGCTCCCCAGAAGACATGCCTAACCAGATACTGTAATGTACCCACTTCCCCTCTTGCCTGGCTACCATAAGTCCAGAGATAATCTGGAGAGCCTCAGCAATTCtggctggtttctttcttttgttccttccctctttctctctttcttaatttctttcttaaagtttttattttttaaagtagcctctacacccatcgtggggTCTGAacccacaacctggagatcaagagtcgcacactccacggactgagccagccgggcacccctggCTGGGTTTCTTTCAGGCAACTCTGCTATCCATCCCTTGTTTATTCCTATGTAACTTTTacaagcactttttaaaaacaagggcCCCCAAGTTAAGGATACTTGGCCGCAGGGATCCCAGGATGTGCTGGTAGTTGGACTCGCAATCATGCTGTCACAGTGTGTGCACCCCAGCCCTCAACCTTCTCCTGGTCCAGTGCCCCCTCCCATGCCCCCTTGGGGGCCACACTTTCCTGGCATGCCATCCAGGGCCGCTCCCCAGCAGAGGAGGCTGGTCGCAGCTCTCAGCCTGTCCCCTACACTCTGGAGATCTGCTACTCATATATTCTGGAGCCTCGGTCATGTGTGATTTGGGGGTACCTGGTGGGTGTCATTCAGCAAACCTTCTCCTTGGGGATCCCTGGAAGAGCCACCCTTTTACCTTCCCTCCCTGATGGGATGGCTCATGCTGTCATTTGGTACCATCTGTGGTTGTGCTTTTCTCTAGGACAAGGGACGCTCAACTGGGGGGGTCTCAGGTTCAGCCCCCTGACCTCCTTGCAGGTGACCCACGGGCagaccctgcccctccctggcctcagtttccccatctgcaggtCCCCTTTCAGCCCCTCGCAGCTCTGAGCATGGGAACCACGCTCCTTGGACTGCGCCCCCAGTCCCTCCGCCCCCAGCCTCTCCGTCCAGGCCTAGCCCTGTCCTCCAGCACGAGTGCTGAAGGTGGGGCATCCCTCCAGTCCCTCCGCGGAAAATGGGGCACAGTTCTGGAGGAGGTGTGGGGCCTGGGCGCCCCCTGGTGGCAGGATGGGAAAGGAAGGGATTCAAGGCCCCTGGAGttgcctgcagcccccaggggcCCCATGCCCGTGCCCCTCACTGGCGCCCACTTCTCTCCTGGATGCTTGCCACCTCCTTCCGCACTCCAGCCGCCGTACACGGCACCCACGCCCAGGGCCCCTCCATGCCTGTCAGTCCTGCCAGCACCTCTTAGCCCACGGgtgccccctctgcctccctgctgtCGTGGGGTATGTCGGGGAGTGGGGGATCCATGGGGCGGCCCTGTCCCGGGCTCCCAAACCAGCTGGCCCAGCCGGCGAGGAGAGGCCAGCGTGGGGCGCACTCTGGCGGACGGGATGGCAGTGGCCCCACGAGCGGGGACCCCATGTCTTCACTGCCCCCTCCTCTGCACGGCAACATTGTTTCCAGGGACCATCGTGTAACAACCACAGCGGACATGCTCTTGATTTCGGATTTGCTCTTTAGCTTTAAAACGAACACTTGAACAattaaaagagagaagaagatgtTGCAATTCTAAAGACGTTCAAGTCCGGCCCAGGGATGAAAACTACAGGTGATCACGTAGAGTGACAGGAGCGGGCTGCCGGAGCTGTCTCCCTCTCTACCGTCACTGGCTCTCAGTTCTTACTAGTTACCGTGTCCCCTCGGGAATGGGCAATGCCCGTTTGGGTTAGAGGCTGAAATGTCGCCCGAAggggcacggggcggggggggggggtggtggcagtAAGGACCGTCCACCTGCGGCCAGCTCCCTTGGCCGAGGCCTGGGGGGGTCACAGCTGCGAATTCTCTGGACCCACTTCCCTCAGGAGGAGGTGTTTAGTCAAGGAGAAAGGACAAAAGCAGGCAAGTTTGAAACGCGTCCTGTTAGTAAGAGGATGATAACTGCGACTATTTCATTGGTTCCCCCGAAAGGTTTTCCCCACAACATTGCAGGAGGCTGGCTCTGGGCTTCCCATgcttttcttactatttttaattctctgcaGCCAGCAGCCCCCTACTGCCTGCCTGGGGCCCGCTCTCCCTTCCTTCTGACCCTGAGCTAGGACGCGGTCCCGACA of the Halichoerus grypus chromosome 1, mHalGry1.hap1.1, whole genome shotgun sequence genome contains:
- the ADAMTSL5 gene encoding ADAMTS-like protein 5 isoform X4, coding for MRDKNRGPERLNYCPKSHSQLGQSWGSDPGLLAPPLQRPPCSPTLRPLQNLLLLWTLLNCGLGGSAQGPGEWTPWGSWSRCSSSCGRGLSVRSRRCFWFPGGEPCWGDSHEYRLCHLPDCPLGAIPFRDLQCALYNGHPVLGTQKTYQWVPFYGAPNQCDLNCLAEGHAFYHSFGRVLDGTPCSPGTQGLCVAGRCLSAGCDGLLGSDAREDHCGRCGGTNESCLLVQRVFRDSGAFAGYWNVTLIPEGARHIRVAHRSRNHLALIGGDGRYVLNGNWAVSPPGTYEAAGTRVVYTRAAGPEETLSAAGPTSQDLLLQVLLQEPNPGIAFEFWLPRERYGPFQAQAQALGWSLRQQQPREVEPQAPELPAAPAPSAPRTPSPAPDPCGRCPDTRGRAHRLLYYCRSDFVFRARVLSRLHQAQETRYEVQVQLIYKNRSPLRALEYVWALGRCPCPRLDLHREYLLAVQRLISPDGTQDRLLLPHTGYARAWSPAEDSRVRLAARHCPV
- the ADAMTSL5 gene encoding ADAMTS-like protein 5 isoform X3 → MRSGVGDWTGARDKNRGPERLNYCPKSHSQLGQSWGSDPGLLAPPLQRPPCSPTLRPLQNLLLLWTLLNCGLGGSAQGPGEWTPWGSWSRCSSSCGRGLSVRSRRCFWFPGGEPCWGDSHEYRLCHLPDCPLGAIPFRDLQCALYNGHPVLGTQKTYQWVPFYGAPNQCDLNCLAEGHAFYHSFGRVLDGTPCSPGTQGLCVAGRCLSAGCDGLLGSDAREDHCGRCGGTNESCLLVQRVFRDSGAFAGYWNVTLIPEGARHIRVAHRSRNHLALIGGDGRYVLNGNWAVSPPGTYEAAGTRVVYTRAAGPEETLSAAGPTSQDLLLQVLLQEPNPGIAFEFWLPRERYGPFQAQAQALGWSLRQQQPREVEPQAPELPAAPAPSAPRTPSPAPDPCGRCPDTRGRAHRLLYYCRSDFVFRARVLSRLHQAQETRYEVQVQLIYKNRSPLRALEYVWALGRCPCPRLDLHREYLLAVQRLISPDGTQDRLLLPHTGYARAWSPAEDSRVRLAARHCPV
- the ADAMTSL5 gene encoding ADAMTS-like protein 5 isoform X2; the encoded protein is MAQMGKLRPGKVEWLALGHTGRDKNRGPERLNYCPKSHSQLGQSWGSDPGLLAPPLQRPPCSPTLRPLQNLLLLWTLLNCGLGGSAQGPGEWTPWGSWSRCSSSCGRGLSVRSRRCFWFPGGEPCWGDSHEYRLCHLPDCPLGAIPFRDLQCALYNGHPVLGTQKTYQWVPFYGAPNQCDLNCLAEGHAFYHSFGRVLDGTPCSPGTQGLCVAGRCLSAGCDGLLGSDAREDHCGRCGGTNESCLLVQRVFRDSGAFAGYWNVTLIPEGARHIRVAHRSRNHLALIGGDGRYVLNGNWAVSPPGTYEAAGTRVVYTRAAGPEETLSAAGPTSQDLLLQEPNPGIAFEFWLPRERYGPFQAQAQALGWSLRQQQPREVEPQAPELPAAPAPSAPRTPSPAPDPCGRCPDTRGRAHRLLYYCRSDFVFRARVLSRLHQAQETRYEVQVQLIYKNRSPLRALEYVWALGRCPCPRLDLHREYLLAVQRLISPDGTQDRLLLPHTGYARAWSPAEDSRVRLAARHCPV
- the ADAMTSL5 gene encoding ADAMTS-like protein 5 isoform X1 — its product is MAQMGKLRPGKVEWLALGHTGRDKNRGPERLNYCPKSHSQLGQSWGSDPGLLAPPLQRPPCSPTLRPLQNLLLLWTLLNCGLGGSAQGPGEWTPWGSWSRCSSSCGRGLSVRSRRCFWFPGGEPCWGDSHEYRLCHLPDCPLGAIPFRDLQCALYNGHPVLGTQKTYQWVPFYGAPNQCDLNCLAEGHAFYHSFGRVLDGTPCSPGTQGLCVAGRCLSAGCDGLLGSDAREDHCGRCGGTNESCLLVQRVFRDSGAFAGYWNVTLIPEGARHIRVAHRSRNHLALIGGDGRYVLNGNWAVSPPGTYEAAGTRVVYTRAAGPEETLSAAGPTSQDLLLQVLLQEPNPGIAFEFWLPRERYGPFQAQAQALGWSLRQQQPREVEPQAPELPAAPAPSAPRTPSPAPDPCGRCPDTRGRAHRLLYYCRSDFVFRARVLSRLHQAQETRYEVQVQLIYKNRSPLRALEYVWALGRCPCPRLDLHREYLLAVQRLISPDGTQDRLLLPHTGYARAWSPAEDSRVRLAARHCPV